In Altererythrobacter aquiaggeris, the genomic stretch CAGCCGGAGAACAAGCCGCCATAAGTGAAACCCCGGCGATAATGGCAATTCTTTTCATGTTATTTCCTCCCCATAAATGGAGTGGAGCAAATACCATAGTTGTGCCAACTATACGAGTCTCGGGCAAGCAGACAAGAAAGTCGTTTTATTCAAATGAGTTCGATGGCGACGGCAGTGGCTTCTCCGCCACCTATGCACAAGCTGGCAACGCCTTTGGTCTTGCCTCGTTCTTTCAGCGCATTGACTAGCGTTACGATGATACGCGTGCCGCTGGCGCCGATGGGATGGCCAAGCGCAGTGCCGCCGCCGTTCACGTTGATCCGGTCATGCGGGATGCCGATATCTTTCATCGCAAAAATCGCAACACAGGCAAACGCTTCGTTTATTTCCCAAAGATCGACATCGCCGACAGACCAATCCGCCTTGTCGAGCACTTTTTCGATCGCCCCGACCGGAGCAATGGTAAACTCGGAAGGTTCGCGGGCATGAGCCGCCATTGCGACTATTCTGGCGATGGGCTTAAGGTCCTTGTCCGCCGCAACACTCTCGCGTGTCAGCACCACAGCGGCTGCCCCGTCGGAGATCGAGCTTGATGTTGCGGCTGTGATTGTCCCGTCCTTGGCAAAAGCGGGGCGCAGCGTCGGGATCTTGTCAGGATTGCCTCGGCCCGGCGCCTCGTCAGTATCGACAATCGTTTCGCCGCGGCGCGTGGTTACGGTTACGGGCACCACCTCGCCCGCAAATGCGCCGCTTTCGATGGCTGCATTTGCGCGGCGTAGCGATTCAATCGAATAGTCATCCATGTCCGCGCGCGTGAGCTGGTAATCATTGGCCGTATCTTGCGCGAATGTGCCCATTGCACGGCCTTCCTCATAGGCATCTTCCAGCCCGTCGAGAAACATATGGTCGTAAGCCGTGTCGTGCCCGATGCGCGCGCCGGAACGGTGCTTCTTGAGCAGATACGGCGCATTCGTCATGCTCTCCATGCCGCCCGCAATCACCAGATCGGCCGTTCCGCTGGCGAGCGCTTCTGCACCCATGATGACTGTCTGCATACCTGACCCGCAA encodes the following:
- a CDS encoding thiolase family protein → MTAFSAADPIVILSYARTPMGSMQGALADASATDLGAAAVKAAVERAGIDGGDADRIYMGCVLPAGLGQAPARQAAIKAGLPKSVQATTVNKVCGSGMQTVIMGAEALASGTADLVIAGGMESMTNAPYLLKKHRSGARIGHDTAYDHMFLDGLEDAYEEGRAMGTFAQDTANDYQLTRADMDDYSIESLRRANAAIESGAFAGEVVPVTVTTRRGETIVDTDEAPGRGNPDKIPTLRPAFAKDGTITAATSSSISDGAAAVVLTRESVAADKDLKPIARIVAMAAHAREPSEFTIAPVGAIEKVLDKADWSVGDVDLWEINEAFACVAIFAMKDIGIPHDRINVNGGGTALGHPIGASGTRIIVTLVNALKERGKTKGVASLCIGGGEATAVAIELI